TCAAAACGATGACCGAAGAAATTTTCGGACCGGTCTTAACGATCTATGTATATGAAAACGATCAATTAGAAGAAACACTGACTTCAGTGGATACAGCTTCCATGTATGCCTTAACGGGTGCGATCTTCGCACAGGACCGTGAAGCGATCATGCACTTGGAACGCCGCCTATCCGGTGCAGCTGGTAACTTCTACATCAACGATAAACCAACAGGTGCCGTGATCAACCAACAACCATTCGGCGGTTCACGCGGTTCAGGTACAAACGATAAAGCAGGCTCAGTTTTCAACATGATTCGCTGGACCAGTCCTCGTATCATCAAAGAAAACTTTGCGCCAACAACCGATATTACTTATCCGTTTATGGATGAGGAATAAACCGAATACGACAAGCTCTCCCGACATGGGGGAGCTTTTCATTTTTTATTGGGGGATTTAACGCTATAATAGGAATCACAAACATTCGTGGAAAGGTAAGATTCCTATGGAAGCAATAGATATCATCCTCCAAACAGAAGACATTCATAAAGCAACGGAATTGATCAGCTCAAAACTGGGCAATCCCGTCATCATAGAAAACAAAAATTTCGAGCTGATTTCATATAGTTCCTCTTCTAATAAATTCGACCAAACACAGCTAAAGACAATCCTTACGAAAAAATGTCCGGTCTTTATTATCGACCGACTGAAAAAAGAGGGCATCGTCCACCAGCTCGAAAAACACACGGATCCGATCCGGGTGCAGGCGATGGAAGAACTAGGATTTCACCAGCGCGTCGTCATCGCCGCAAAATATCTGGGAAACACGATGGGATACATCTGGGTTCAGGAATCCAACCGCCTTCTCGAAAATGAAGAGCTCGGTTTCCTTGAAGAGATCTCCGCGCATCTTGGAAACCTGATCAATGATATGTACGCAAAGGTCAATATCAAAAAAGACAGAAAAGAAGAAGTACTGTGGCATCTCCTGCAGCACGAGTACGGCAGTGAAAGCCAGCTCCGCCATGATGCCTCCCTCGTCAAACTGACCCTGCCGGAACGGTTCACGGTAGCGGTGTACTCGATTGCATCGTCAGACTATAAGCCGATGCTCGACCAACTGGAGAAACTGGTACAGGAATCGAGCTTCAACACAAAGGTTTATTCACTGCGGACGGAATACCAGGTGATCCTCGTTCTCTACGGCAAAGCAGACACACCGTCTTCTTCCCTGGAACTAGCGAGGGACCTCGTCGAAAAGGTGAAAGAACAAACTGGTGAGGAAGAATTCTACAACTTCCTGATCGGAATCGGGAAGGAATACACTACGTTATATCAAATGAGAAAAAGCTTCCTGGAAGCATCAGAAGTCATTGAAACGGCTAACTTCATCAGCCCGCGTCCTGAATCCATGCCACGGGAATTCGCTCATCTGGGTATTTACCGGTACTTGCCGACCCTTTATGAGAAGAACACGTCAAAGGATTATTACAGTGATGATCTGCTGGTATTGATAAAGAATGATGTAAAGAAGCAGACAGATTTGCTTAAGACACTTGAGGTGTATCTGGCGAATGACGGGAAGGGGAAACAGACGGCGAATGAGCTGTTTATCCATCCTAATACGTTGAATTATCGGATTAAGAAGATTCAGGAACTGACTGCGATTGATTTTAACGATTTTAATATGAAGGTGTATTTGTATACGGAGTTGTTGTTGTTGAATAATGTGGAGGCTTATTATCAAAGGTATAAGGATGCGTTGAAGGGAATTTAACGTGATACCGCTGTTGATTTTCCTGTAAAGTACATTTTATATGCTTATAACAAAGGATAAAAAATCCGAACGCAATTCGATGTTCATTAATGAATGTCGACTCATCGTTCGGATTTTTTCTTTGGGCCATCAGCCCGAAACTATATAGAAAAGAAGAATAGGAACCGTTCCGCAATTGTAAATGATGGAAAATAATTATTGATAAAATCACCCTATAAGTGTAAAATTACACTAAAGAAGGAGGGGGATTATGGAGTTTTTTCCACTTATGATATTTCAAATATTCATAATGTTGTTATTGGTGAGTGCTTTTGCGTTTCTTCTCTCCAAAATGTATAAGCGAATAAACGTTACCTATCCTTTAATCGTTGGTGTGTTGGCGGCAATAACATTTCTGCTCATATTTAATGTTGAAAATCTGTTGTCTGCAATTGCATTATCCTCTAACATTTTGTTTTCGATTATGGTGTATCTTGTTGCTATTAATCAACGAAAAAATTTCAAGTGACTTTTCAAGGTTGTTGAGGGGGTTGTATTTTGAAGAAATATATAAAGCCAATAATTATTGTGTTAATTTGTTTCGTTGTGGTTGGAGTCCTAATGTTTATTTATGATGCATTACATGGAAACTTTATAAGGGATTATTTAATGGAAAAACAAGTCAAAGAACATTTGTTGGGAAATGGATATACAGAAGAAGATCTTCTATCAATTGAAGCAGAATACAGTATGAAGTTAAATACGAATAGAATCAAAGGCACATTTGCTTACGTTATTTTTAAAGATGAGCCTAAGGAAAAATATGTATATATGCAATGGAGAGAGACAGGGAAAATTCAGCAAGAATGTAGTTATTACAGCGAAGGAACAGGGGCGTATGAAGTGAAATATACCGAAGAAAGAAAACATATGATTAAAAATTGTTTTTAAGTCATAGAGGGTTTTAACAGCATAAGAAGGAATATAGACAAAAAGGCCAGATCCATTTTAGGTCTGATTTTATTACTGTAAAAAAAGAGATATTTACACTGCTATATCTGCTGCTAATTTTGGTGTGATTTAAGAGTAGAGTGGAGACGGTTTTTACTCTATCTTTTCCTATCGCCCGTTCCCAAAAAATCGACAAGGAGGTTATCAGATGACAAGTGGATTCTCAATAATGGATTTTGAAATAATGACTGAACGGCTTTACTTGAGTATATGGGAGGAATCGGATGCATCTTGGTATAGGGAACTTGTTGGGGAACGTGGAGTTGATAAGCCAACTCTTGAAGATGCTCGCAAACATGTTATCAGTTTACGTGATAGAGCACTGGAAAGTGGTATAGGTGCACTTACAATCCGACGCAAAGAGGAAGGAGATATGATTGGGTATTGTGGATTAATTATTGGTCGTTCTACTATAGAAGAGCCGGAAATTGCTTATGAACTTTTCAAAAGTGTCCACGGGAAAGGCTATGCAACAGAAGCTGCATTAGCAATTATAGAAGCTGCGGGCGCAACTGGGCGTAAACGTCTGTGGGCTACTGTTGGGTCTTGGAATATTGCTTCCTTTCGAGTTCTTGAAAAGATTGGTTTCATACGCCACCATAGTACCTGGAAAGAAGATGGAGAAGAAGTTGTTTGGAACATGCGTGATCTTTAGATATCAAATAACTGAAGATCAACTATTTGATCCGACTTTTGCCCTTATTAAATTGTTGGGCTGGAAAATGGAAGGGAAAACTAATTCCCAAACAATGTGAGGTATATCATGTGGACCTATTACTCTGGATCACTATTGGCTTCATCATAATCGGATTTATTGTGCTCTTTTCTATGAAAACAAGTATGGAAAATAAGCTCGCTTATATAACAGCAAATTCGGAAGGTGAGGAGAGCTCAGTGAAGGCTAAATCCATCATTTGGTGGATAGCGAGTACGACTGCTTGGGGAATTGTTAGTATGTTTCTTATTGTTTGGTATTTTCATAGTCACTTTGGATGACAGGTGGAAGATAGGGTTGAATGGTTATTAAATAATGTAATTTCAAAACATCATTAAAGGAAGTGTGTATCATTGGGTAGTGAAGATAAAATCGTCATTTCTCCATTAAAGGATGTATTAATTGAAGACATCAATCAAACAAATGATTCTTTTAAAGTGTTTGGTAAGCTTGTACCCAGTTTTCAATCAGGAAAATGGTCTTTTGAAGAGAAATTATTTGATGAAACCAAAGATATTCGTTTCCCGGAGGACAAACTTGATTGGAGCCAATATATAAACAGTCAAGATAAAGCTCTATTTTTAGCTTATAAGAATAGTCAATGCATTGGGCAAATTAGAGTCGTGAAGGATTGGAATCGCTTCTGCTATATTGAAAACATTGCGACTAAGAAAAAGTATAGAGGCAGTGGAGTCGGAGCGTTGCTATTAAATAAAGCAGAAGAGTGGGCAAAACAAAGAGAACTGATAGGAATGTCATTGGAAGCACAGGATGATAATCTTGGTGCATGCAGGTTTTATGTGAAACAAGGCTTCATACTGGGTGGAGTTGACACATTGAAGCAGTCCTATAACCCTAATATTGAGACCACTTTATATTGGTATAAGTTATTCAATTAAGGTGGCTTTAACCTCATAAGAAAAAACCAGAGCCATTTATTTAGGTCTGGTTTTTTCACATACTGAGATCCTTCTCTTCTATGACGACTTTATGCTACTCGATCCCCTTATCGTCCTTCATCAACTTCTTCATATCAATCTTAAGCATCCGGTCCATCGGGTAGGTGGTGGTGTAGCGGTATTTGTTGGCACCGGATTCGAATACGACGTACAGTTCCTTCTGTATTTCCACTATTCCCTCTGGCATCGGGATGGCTTCGACACTCTGACGGGGTTTGGCCGTGTGACCATCCAGGAACCATAATGGAACTTGTTTTCCTTCTACTGTGACAAATGCGTGAGGATCTTCTTTTAATGGATATTCATAGCGATACAGCACACTGTCGTTTGCCCTGCCGTAAGAAGTGCTGAGTGTGACGCCATTTCTTGCAGCCTTCTGCATGATGGCTCCCTGGACTTTGCCTGTTGTCGAGAGGACGTAATCCGGTATGGCGTTGACCTCAGGTGAGCCATTCCACTGGTCTTTACTTAGCATGTCGTTGTTTCGTTCTAGATCGTATCCGATCATCCATGCGTAGTGCATGTCTCCGTCACGGTTCTCGATGTGATGAGTTGGATCGGTCGGATAGGAGCTTGCTTCATAGAATTCCCCGACCCAGAGAATACCTTCATCATAAACGGTGTATGCCGCTTCGACGGGGATGGGGATCTGCTTGGTGAACTGGATTTCCCCGTTGTTTGGTGCATTGACCAGGTCGCTTAAATCGAAGCTGAATAAGTGATTCTCTGAGGCCACCCAACCGTGATCACGACTGACGGTCACTCCGCCTGCGTGTCCGGTATACGGTGTGCCGTCCGTATTGTAGAGGACAACGGATTTCACTAATTGTCCAGTTGTGCGATCTGTAATGGTTATAGTACCCGGTCGGATCCCATCATCCACGTAGCCGATGGTAATGAGCCAGTCTTTTTTCTTGTAATAGGTCAATCCTTGTGGAACGAGCCCTTCTGATAGTCCGGCGATCACCGGGCCGTCGGTACTGATATCCCACAGGTCCTGGTAGGCGGGGTCCTTCTCATGCTGGGAACGTTCCACCTGGGTGATGAGCTGGTGATCAGGTCTGACGCTTACGGGATCTGATTTCTCCGACACATTCCCTGATGTATCCTCTGCACTTACCTGTAACGTGTATGTTTGATTACCCGCTAATGTATAAAGAGTAAAGTCTGTCTGTGATGGATCGACGGAATATTCAAGTTCTCCATCTTTGTAAATGTGATAGCGGTACAGATCGGTTTCACTGGAAGCATCCCATGTTAAAACGGCTTCTCCGTTGCCTGCAGTGGCATCCACGTTGGTCGGTGTTTGCGGTGGTTCCTGATCTGCCACGGGACGATCCGGTGCTTGATCTTCAATGACCCATCCCGGTGTCGGACTTTGACCCGCGGCCAATTTTTCCATCGTCCGGGTATTATCCTTTGGATAGGAATAGGTGACGGTTTGTTTCAGGGAAACATCCTCTCCTGAATAATCGGCCCTTACGACTTCGCGTCCATCAGGGTCGTAAACGGTCAGCGTATTGCCGCCATTGACCAGGCCGGCGATATCACCGAGGACGATGGTATCCTCTTCCTGAAGATACTTACTCTTGTACCCATAAAAATAGTTATAGTTGAACGCTTCAAGGGAGATAGGGCTGATGGCAGTGTTTCTGGTCCAGATCACCACCGTATCCCAAGGCTTTAAGATATGAGTGTCCCCGATTTCTTCATCCCAGTTGTAGGACGCGAACCGATATCCTTTTAAATCGATTGGGTCGGGGCTGTTGTTATAAAGCTCTAAGTATTCAAATGCATCATAACCTGCATAGTTATCTGTATTCGGAATCAATTCCGTGATCAGCAGGTTTGGTATCGGGACATTTTCACTCGGACCTGTGACGAGTGGTTTGGTCGGTTTCGATTCGTTTCCGACTTGGTCGATTGCCGTTACTTTGAATGAGTACTCCCTGTTCAATTCCAGAGGGGATACGTCGATGCTCTTTTGGTCAGCAGGGGCGGTCCCGTAAAGCGTCCCGTTGATGTAGATGCGGTATCCGGCAAGATCACTGTCAGGATTGGCATTCCAAAGCAACTTGACATGATCCTTGCCTGGAGTTGCTTTTAATCCAGTTGGAGTGGATGGGGCTTCACTATCCACAATTTCCTGTGGGACGGCCCGGACTTCTTTTGTTGCCGGGGATTCATTTCCTTCTGCGTCCACGGATGTCACCCTGAACGTATAGGCCTTTCCATTTTCCAACCCGTTTAAGATTGATGTGGCATCGTCCGTAGAAGTGATCGATCCATCAGATTGGTAGATTTGATAGGAAACGGCACCCTCCGTCGCTTCCCACTCAAGGGTAACCGACTGGTTGGCTGGAGTTGCGGTCAGGTTTGTAGGTGTCGCAGTGCCAGCTACCTGTCCGGTCAGAACGACGCCTGGAGTCGGCTGTTCATCATTGTTAAGCTTGGTCATCGCGGCAGAGCTGGTAGCCTGATAGGTGATGCTCCGGTTCGTGATGCCATCTACTTCGCCATCATTGATGAGAGCGGTGCTGAGGATCGTGCCATCGGCGTCCGCAATTCCTACCTGACGCAGGCTGCTGTCATGCAAGCCCTGACCAGTTGAGGTCAGCTTGACTTCGTATACATCCTCGGGCGTGAGGTTCATCTCATAATTGGAGTTGAAGTCCCAAAGGGGTACATCAGGATAGGCTAATTTCTTTAACCAAAGGACGAGGGAATCTTTCGGCTGGATGATTTTATCTTCGATGGGCCAGCGGTTGGCAGGGCTTGAGAAGTTACTTGTGAAGTATTGAAGCTGATAGTCTTGCAGGTTGATGGCTTCTGAGGTGGTATTATAGATTTCGACGTACTCATAGGGCTGTCCTGACCCTGCAGATTTGGTTACGATTTCCGTAATGATAAGGGGCGGGTTGGTTTCTTGCGCACTTGCATTGTGAAACTGAAGTAATAACAATCCTGTGATAACTAAAACAAGAAGGGTGGCTATCCGGGTTATTGAGTTGGTTTTCAACATCATTTCCTCCTTTTTCTATTGTTTATGTAAAAAAGAAAAGAACCCCATGGCAATGGAGTGCACGATGACCGTACACGCGATTGACATAGGGTTCTCCTCATCTCTACCCACTTTATTCACTGTTTAAGTCCATCATACAATGTACCCAAGCTAGAGGAAATGGGCATTTAGGTTTAATTTAGTGTATATTTAGAATTTTTAGATATATCGTTGAAATGAAGCGGGAATTGGTGTATGATGAAAGGAATAAGATGAAGCTTGATAGGAAGAGTAAAAGAGATCCCCTGTGAAGCGAATGGTTTGATTTTTTTCACAATACTGTGGAGAAATCATGTATTCGTTTTGTGGCGCGGTCTTTTTTTCATTTAAGGAGGAAGAGGTCATGGGGCATTACATGGATGAAGTAACGAGATTCTTCTGGCAGCATGATATCTATTTCCGGATTGTCGTGAGCGCAATATTAGGATTCATCATAGGGTGGGACCGGACATCCAAAAATAAGCCCGCTGGTTTAAAAACATACACATATGTATCAGTGGCTTGTACGTTGATCACGATTGTCTCGATTCAAGGGGCCGAGATGCTCAGTCAACCGGGTAGTGGTAAGATGATGGATCCATTCCGTCTTGCCGCTCAGATCGTATCCGGTCTGGGATTCCTTGGGGCAGGCGTGATCCTGAAGGACGGGTTGAGGGTGAAAGGACTCACTTCAGCAGCCATGATTTTTTACGTGGGGGGAGTCGGCATCGGCATTGGAGCTGGATTTTATTCCCTCGTCATCTTTGCCACACTGGTAACCTTCATTATTACGAAAATTGGAAACATCTTTGAAGAGCGGGAGATCACGATCGTACGAGTTCGCCTCCCGTGGATCGGGAAAAAAAGAAAAGATGATGATGCAGAAAAAAAGGTAGGGACCTAAAAGGACTGGAACTCAGATGAGTTCCAGTCCTTTCTAGTCAAACATCCAAATTCCAAAGCTTCGGATCCCCGGAAGAAATGGCGAGGGCGCCGGCACTCAACCCATTCAGAATATCCTGCTTATTACTGATCAAGCCACCAGCG
The DNA window shown above is from Rossellomorea vietnamensis and carries:
- a CDS encoding PucR family transcriptional regulator, whose amino-acid sequence is MEAIDIILQTEDIHKATELISSKLGNPVIIENKNFELISYSSSSNKFDQTQLKTILTKKCPVFIIDRLKKEGIVHQLEKHTDPIRVQAMEELGFHQRVVIAAKYLGNTMGYIWVQESNRLLENEELGFLEEISAHLGNLINDMYAKVNIKKDRKEEVLWHLLQHEYGSESQLRHDASLVKLTLPERFTVAVYSIASSDYKPMLDQLEKLVQESSFNTKVYSLRTEYQVILVLYGKADTPSSSLELARDLVEKVKEQTGEEEFYNFLIGIGKEYTTLYQMRKSFLEASEVIETANFISPRPESMPREFAHLGIYRYLPTLYEKNTSKDYYSDDLLVLIKNDVKKQTDLLKTLEVYLANDGKGKQTANELFIHPNTLNYRIKKIQELTAIDFNDFNMKVYLYTELLLLNNVEAYYQRYKDALKGI
- a CDS encoding DUF3139 domain-containing protein; protein product: MKKYIKPIIIVLICFVVVGVLMFIYDALHGNFIRDYLMEKQVKEHLLGNGYTEEDLLSIEAEYSMKLNTNRIKGTFAYVIFKDEPKEKYVYMQWRETGKIQQECSYYSEGTGAYEVKYTEERKHMIKNCF
- a CDS encoding GNAT family N-acetyltransferase — translated: MTSGFSIMDFEIMTERLYLSIWEESDASWYRELVGERGVDKPTLEDARKHVISLRDRALESGIGALTIRRKEEGDMIGYCGLIIGRSTIEEPEIAYELFKSVHGKGYATEAALAIIEAAGATGRKRLWATVGSWNIASFRVLEKIGFIRHHSTWKEDGEEVVWNMRDL
- a CDS encoding GNAT family N-acetyltransferase, whose protein sequence is MGSEDKIVISPLKDVLIEDINQTNDSFKVFGKLVPSFQSGKWSFEEKLFDETKDIRFPEDKLDWSQYINSQDKALFLAYKNSQCIGQIRVVKDWNRFCYIENIATKKKYRGSGVGALLLNKAEEWAKQRELIGMSLEAQDDNLGACRFYVKQGFILGGVDTLKQSYNPNIETTLYWYKLFN
- a CDS encoding lamin tail domain-containing protein — protein: MLKTNSITRIATLLVLVITGLLLLQFHNASAQETNPPLIITEIVTKSAGSGQPYEYVEIYNTTSEAINLQDYQLQYFTSNFSSPANRWPIEDKIIQPKDSLVLWLKKLAYPDVPLWDFNSNYEMNLTPEDVYEVKLTSTGQGLHDSSLRQVGIADADGTILSTALINDGEVDGITNRSITYQATSSAAMTKLNNDEQPTPGVVLTGQVAGTATPTNLTATPANQSVTLEWEATEGAVSYQIYQSDGSITSTDDATSILNGLENGKAYTFRVTSVDAEGNESPATKEVRAVPQEIVDSEAPSTPTGLKATPGKDHVKLLWNANPDSDLAGYRIYINGTLYGTAPADQKSIDVSPLELNREYSFKVTAIDQVGNESKPTKPLVTGPSENVPIPNLLITELIPNTDNYAGYDAFEYLELYNNSPDPIDLKGYRFASYNWDEEIGDTHILKPWDTVVIWTRNTAISPISLEAFNYNYFYGYKSKYLQEEDTIVLGDIAGLVNGGNTLTVYDPDGREVVRADYSGEDVSLKQTVTYSYPKDNTRTMEKLAAGQSPTPGWVIEDQAPDRPVADQEPPQTPTNVDATAGNGEAVLTWDASSETDLYRYHIYKDGELEYSVDPSQTDFTLYTLAGNQTYTLQVSAEDTSGNVSEKSDPVSVRPDHQLITQVERSQHEKDPAYQDLWDISTDGPVIAGLSEGLVPQGLTYYKKKDWLITIGYVDDGIRPGTITITDRTTGQLVKSVVLYNTDGTPYTGHAGGVTVSRDHGWVASENHLFSFDLSDLVNAPNNGEIQFTKQIPIPVEAAYTVYDEGILWVGEFYEASSYPTDPTHHIENRDGDMHYAWMIGYDLERNNDMLSKDQWNGSPEVNAIPDYVLSTTGKVQGAIMQKAARNGVTLSTSYGRANDSVLYRYEYPLKEDPHAFVTVEGKQVPLWFLDGHTAKPRQSVEAIPMPEGIVEIQKELYVVFESGANKYRYTTTYPMDRMLKIDMKKLMKDDKGIE
- a CDS encoding MgtC/SapB family protein, which produces MGHYMDEVTRFFWQHDIYFRIVVSAILGFIIGWDRTSKNKPAGLKTYTYVSVACTLITIVSIQGAEMLSQPGSGKMMDPFRLAAQIVSGLGFLGAGVILKDGLRVKGLTSAAMIFYVGGVGIGIGAGFYSLVIFATLVTFIITKIGNIFEEREITIVRVRLPWIGKKRKDDDAEKKVGT